One Candidatus Binatia bacterium genomic window carries:
- a CDS encoding YlxR family protein: MPHRHTPSRLCVGCGKRSPKEEMIRFTVDKEGTLKVSPWSEGRGAYLHRDPNCWQQFAARKGTVRSLGRGVERNLREALVHTLAAMAKEI; this comes from the coding sequence ATGCCCCACCGCCACACTCCTAGTCGCCTCTGCGTTGGTTGTGGTAAACGCTCGCCGAAGGAGGAGATGATTCGCTTCACGGTCGATAAAGAAGGTACTTTGAAGGTCTCCCCGTGGTCTGAAGGGCGCGGAGCATATCTGCATCGCGACCCAAATTGCTGGCAGCAGTTCGCTGCGCGCAAAGGAACCGTGCGATCGCTGGGGCGCGGTGTGGAACGTAATCTCCGGGAAGCCCTGGTGCATACGCTCGCTGCGATGGCTAAAGAGATCTGA